One window of the Eucalyptus grandis isolate ANBG69807.140 chromosome 8, ASM1654582v1, whole genome shotgun sequence genome contains the following:
- the LOC104414282 gene encoding serine hydroxymethyltransferase 4, translating into MDPVTAWGNSPLQAVDPDIHDLIEKEKRRQCRGIELIASENFTSFAVIEALGSALTNKYSEGMPGNRYYGGNEYIDQIENLCRSRALQAYRLDPTSWGVNVQPYSGSPANFAAYTAVLQPHDRIMGLDLPSGGHLTHGYYTSGGKKISATSIYFESLPYKVNSSTGYIDYDKLEEKALDFRPRLIICGGSAYPRDWDYARFRSVADKCGALLLCDMAHISGLVAAQEAANPFEYCDIVTTTTHKSLRGPRAGMIFYRKGPKPAKKGQPADAVYDFEDKINFSVFPSLQGGPHNHQIGALAVALKQAMSPGFKAYAKQVRANAVALGNYLMSKGYKLVTGGTENHLVLWDLRPLGLTGNKVEKLCDLCDITVNKNAVFGDSSALAPGGVRIGTPAMTSRGLVEKDFEQIGEFLHRAVTITLDIQKQHGKLLKDFNKGLVNNKDMETLKADVEKFSGSFDMPGFLMSEMKYKD; encoded by the exons ATGGATCCCGTCACGGCATGGGGCAACTCGCCGCTGCAGGCGGTGGATCCGGACATCCACGACCTGATCGAGAAGGAGAAGCGGCGGCAGTGCCGGGGGATCGAGCTGATCGCGTCGGAGAACTTCACCTCCTTCGCGGTCATCGAGGCCCTGGGCTCCGCCCTCACCAACAAGTACTCCGAGGGCATGCCCGGCAACCGCTACTACGGCGGCAACGAGTACATCGACCAGATCGAGAACCTCTGCCGCTCCCGCGCCCTCCAGGCCTACCGCCTCGACCCCACCTCCTGGGGCGTCAACGTCCAGCCCTACTCCGGCTCCCCCGCCAACTTCGCCGCCTACACCGCCGTCCTCCAGCCCCACGACCGCATCATGGGCCTCGACCTCCCCTCCGGCGGCCACCTCACCCACGGCTACTACACCTCCGGGGGGAAGAAGATCTCCGCCACCTCCATCTACTTCGAGAGCCTCCCCTACAAGGTCAACTCCTCCACCGGCTACATCGACTACGACAAGCTCGAGGAGAAGGCCCTCGACTTCCGCCCCCGCCTCATCATCTGCGGCGGCAGCGCCTACCCCCGCGACTGGGACTACGCCCGCTTCCGCTCCGTCGCCGACAAGTGCGGCGCCCTCCTCCTCTGCGACATGGCCCACATCAGCGGCCTCGTCGCCGCTCAG GAAGCTGCAAACCCATTTGAGTACTGTGACATCGTCACGACCACAACCCACAAGAGCTTGAGGGGTCCGAGAGCCGGTATGATCTTCTACAGGAAGGGCCCTAAGCCTGCCAAGAAGGGGCAGCCTGCGGATGCGGTTTACGACTTTGAGGACAAGATCAACTTCTCGGTTTTCCCCTCTCTTCAGGGTGGCCCGCACAACCACCAGATTGGCGCTCTGGCTGTTGCCCTGAAGCAGGCCATGTCTCCTGGATTCAAGGCCTATGCTAAGCAAGTCAGGGCCAATGCTGTTGCTCTTGGGAACTACCTCATGAGCAAAGGCTACAAGCTTGTGACTGGTGGAACTGAGAACCACCTTGTTCTTTGGGACCTTCGTCCTCTTGGATTGACCG GCAACAAGGTCGAGAAGCTTTGCGATCTCTGCGATATTACCGTGAACAAGAATGCTGTTTTTGGCGACAGCAGTGCCTTGGCACCTGGAGGTGTACGAATTG GAACTCCTGCCATGACTTCCAGGGGCTTGGTCGAGAAGGACTTCGAGCAAATCGGGGAGTTCCTCCACCGGGCCGTGACCATCACCTTGGACATCCAGAAGCAGCATGGAAAGCTGCTGAAGGACTTCAACAAGGGTCTGGTGAACAACAAGGACATGGAGACCCTCAAGGCCGACGTCGAGAAGTTCTCCGGCTCCTTCGACATGCCCGGTTTCCTCATGTCCGAGATGAAGTACAAGGACTAG